A region of the Osmia bicornis bicornis chromosome 1, iOsmBic2.1, whole genome shotgun sequence genome:
TTTCGAATcataaatttgataaaaaaaattgtcttTTATAAAGTACAATtactataaaatatattaggATTGTTACATTGAAGTAAAAGATTTCGCACAATAAAAATCACAGAAATtataaacaatgaaaaatttttgaacaaatttatttttcaaaattgctCGAATTATAGATGGAACATTATTCTAAATTCCCACAGTTAAAGAAGACATTTAGATGTTTTACTTTTGATGGCTTCtttctatatatgtatatgtataaatatatatgcaaacacatatatttatacatgTATAAATATCGTTGCATCTAACGACAATAAACTATATCTCTGCACATACAATATTTTCTAACAAGTTCACGAcgatagtttttttttttttcaaatacttAATATCTACTCAACTATTTGTGATCTCATCAATTCTCACAATTAAGAAAACAGATAACTGTTATAGAATATCTTTTGcaatttaacattttaattttctataaatagCTATACTGTATGGTAATACTataaaaaggttgaaatattatattcaaCAAGTACTTGTATCATAAGTAATTAAGAATGGTAACACAGTAAAAATACTTGTACAAATTATTTCCagacaaaaaaaataatgaaaatataatatactgtgattcacaattattataatctgaaagtaaattataatagtttTAGAATACTGTATCGTTTCAACTTAGAAGCTTCACCCTGCTCTTTGCAATTCTATTGcctttattaaatatctaataGGTAAAGCATGGTTGCTTCGTCATTTTCTTAACATTTGAACAACACTACTTTTTAATGTAACGTTTTACACCTGACCGGTGGTTACAATTGCGTATAGTCTACACAGCATATACGCCTGGACGAAGCCAGACGATGTAAAAGCGTCGAATAATCAAATGGAAACTTGACAATAGTATGCATCATTTGGAATTCCTATTAACCTTTCGCAATATGCTAATAGAAATTGTTTCTGAACACTTTCTTCATTATTATGTCCTGTAAaacaaaaaggaaagaaattttattatttttaaatactttaaaaCGGATAGCACTCTTCCCTTACTGTCACCTAAGTTTAATTTgtgatattttatatattcaaCTCCTTTTCTCTGTTTGAAATGttgttttttttataattagaaGATAAGTGTTAAAGCTATTGCCCGAGGAAACTTCTTTCTTCTACATAATGAGAGAGCCTTAGATGTACTTGCTAGGTCTATGATAATATTAGTAATCTATTCAATAAGTTCACCTAGGAAATTTCATAATGCCTGTAATATTTACAGGTTGGACCATCTGCGACCCGTTCTCTTGAACACTATAAGAGAAAACAAAAGCACTTAATAGCGCATCAAATGACACTGTAATGActgtgaaaattaataataacaattaaagttcTATTAACAGGTTCCAGGTCAACGAATGATGATCTTCAAAAACCTATTAATAGACTCTTTATATACAACACGATTTTTCTTAGGAATCGAGTCCACTGCGCAGAGGTCTTTGAAGCCTCGTCATAGAAGAATCGTCGAGGGGGGTTATCGTAAAATCTAAGTGAGTGCGTTCGAAGATCTCATGATTCAGCGCAAAGAGTCGGATAAAAGTGGATCCAAAGGAGGGAACGTTAGCAAAGGTATACTTGGAACCGGGCACCGTGCAAAATCACAACCGCACTGTCCTAGACTGGTTCCGGAGGCGGATCTCCGTTAACACCCTCCCTGGATTGGATCATGACTTCCGTTTGTTCCTTAGTCAATTCTTGTTGCTCCTTCGACAAATTCACGTCTTGGTCCACGATCAAACTACGACGAACAGCTCCGTTTGCTACCGATGCCAACAAGTCCGCATTTCTTTGTTGGGTATCCCTCCAGGGGGTGGTGAGAATCTTCAGTCTCTATAACGTGAAACGATCATTTAAATTGTCACGACACAAAAAGAGAGAAAACAGAATCAATTTAAGATCAAGATAATCACCTGCATGAAACTGCCTGGCGTGACGATGATCTTGTAAATTGCAACTCCTGGTATCATAGCAATTGAGGAAGTCGCAATTAACCAGCCTAATACGTTTGCCCAGACAGGGTACACGTAATTCTCGTAAGTCAGTGGTTCGTAACCCATTAAACCATAAACGATGATGAACTGTAACAGCATGAAAAGATCGTATCTTTGTTACcctcattatttttattggatACGTTCAATTAGTCTAATAATCTTTTTATAAGCGAGCATTCTATcaaagtttcattttaatttcattgtaGGTACCATGAGGAATATCGGAGCGACGAATTTCCAGCAAACTCTCCAATAGATTCCTGGAGAAAATCCAATCATATCTTTGATATCTGCGCAGAATCTGTCTGTTCCATAGATCCAACTAACTGCAATTGATTCTGCCAATACTGCGAAAAGCATAGAATAACCAGCCGCGTAACGATCCAACAGGTGGAAGAAGTAGAAGCCACCCTGTGAAAATGTAgaagatatttaatacatagAATTATCTTTTTATAGCTGTTTAGGTACTTTACCTGAGAACAGGAAGCTAAACCAACAATGAAATATAAGGTGAAGAGTAAAGCGACGAAGATTTCTCGGTGGTTGCCTATAATTGGGAATTCGTCACTGAGAGCGGTTATTATTGCCTCTGATCCTCCGAactgaaagaaagaaacaccGGTATCAGtgttattttgtaataataaaattcttgaatttaaaataaaattagaagcAAGAATGAATATAGTTTCGTGGAAATTATATCGAAGACTATACCGAGCTATCCAATCCCAGGGTAAGCAACATCATGAAGAAGATGAGTGCCCAAAACATTGACCCGGGCATGGTAGCAATAGCAGCAGGGTAAACAATAAACACTAGACCAGGCCCTTCAGTTGCCACATCCTGGATGGATTTACCACTTGCTCGGGCCATGTATCCTAATACAGAAAAGATGACAAATCCTGCGACAAAGGACGTTGCGCTGTTGATCAGGCTGGTTAATAAAGCGTCcctgaaagaaaaaaatattttaaagaatatGAATTTATTGGAAATGGAAATAATGCTTATATCTGATGAAATATCAATGTTTGTCATGTAGtgatacaaatttatttgatagaatatcgatttttaattattgctgtatttattactTGTAAACGTTATTGTGATATTTATTGTAACTCGCATAAGCGAGAAGAACTCCGAAGCCAGGTCCGAGGGAAAAGAACACCTGCGTTGCAGCATCTACCCACACCTGAAAAGAGATTAAGGGTTCTTAATAAAAGTCAGGGAATAGCCTCTTCTTCTCTATCCTACGatgtttcaaataaatcaatgaaattcttcatttattattattgtctGTCTACGAAtaactttgaaactttgataCATAAACAGTTTAATAGAATTTGATtacataaaagtattataaaaatagcacttatgatacgtcaatttaaagcttaaagtttaacaaatataatcagttaatttcattatatttcattagtattgttaataaaaaatgactGGTCGTCTATTAATCAAATAATACATCTGAGTGAAAATATACTAAAGTGTAGAACACCCCTCACTTTAggctattaataatttaatacattatttagaaaagaaagatagTTAATCAATGTACAATATTATTGTACTTTTACAAATTCTGATTAGAAGACAGGAATCATAGATTCAGCTTTAAAAGAAGAATCATAAGATAAATCCTAAATAAAAGAATCCTTTTCCTTAAGAGGGATCACTGAAATTCCCGTAAATCCTGGGATCTTGGAAATCAACAAATTTCTACGGTCACCGACTAGAATCGTATTTCAACGATCCAGAAGTTAAGCTAGCCGTAGAGAAATGCATTCCCTTTGCGAGCCGAGAGGGTCCGCCGGTCAAACACTAATGGTCATTATGACAGGTACACAGAGTTTCCATTTTCAGAGTCGTCAGTTAAACCTGGCACGTTTCTCTCCCTCCCATTTTTCTCGCGACGCTGCCCGATTCTACCGACCCTCTTATGCCGGTGCATTAACTTTCTGCCCTTcacttttttattcttctccATGGCCACTGTAAATGGCCACTTCATAATACCGCAATCATCCGGCGGGCCACGATTTACCAAGTCCACGGTAAGAATAAAGAACGTACAGTGAATTAGGATGATAAAACGTTTCGGTGGCTAAGACTTTCAGAACTGACAAGAAATGATCCCGAACGTggaaattcataaaattataaaacttttgcGAATACGAAGGGGGTTCCTCCTGATTAAATCAGAATTTTCGTGTTCAACTTAAAGGGGTAAAAATCGTCCTTAAAATTTCGGCCGCTTTACGTTTTTTCCTAAGCAAAAGTTGTTCACCTTAAAATATAGTATCTTTCGATgctaaaataataaattatttaaacgatTACAAAAGTTATAAACAAAACtgtttaaaaagaatttcttGTTCTAACATAAAAAAATACTGTGCATTAAGGcgaataatttttgtttataaagTTTTCGGATATCCCTAACAATTTTGGAGAAAGAGGACGTAAAAACGTAAAACGgcgattttcaaccctttagactgaaaattgtattttaatcagaaggaCAACCCTTACATATTCCCAAAGTTTCatcattttttgaatttccgGGTTCGGGATCAATCCTTGTGAGTAAAAGCAATTGATCTTTGGAAGttatagaattatttttaatattttctgcaATTATCCTTTTACCTCTGCTTTCGTGATGGCTGAAAAATTTGGATTGAGGTAGTAGCGTATTCCTTCAAGGCTTCCTGGTAATGTGACTCCTCTTATAAGTAGAATCAAGAGAACAGCATAGGGAAACAGAGCAGTGAACCAAACTACCTGTAGCAAAAagtattttcctttttcatttaactgGAAACTGAGAATCAAGAATTTGGAAATAGTACTTTATCAAATAAGTAAATTAATAACTGCTAAGgcattgatattaattttccatgaaatttataatagtGCTACCGAGTAAACTTTGCTTACTTTTCCAGACGTAGAAATGCCTTTCCATAAAGAAAAGTAACAGATCAGATAGACCACCAGGAGACACATTGCGATGTCCCATTTAATCGAGCCAAGATCGTGCAAACCTTCGCTTTCGTGAAGTTCTAGAATCGCTCGGCTTTAAacagaattattaaaaatcatctCATATATCTCacagaatttttaaacaaaatatttattatatttcgcTTACTTGAAGTACTCTTGCGCGGCACTCGTGTACCACGTCTTGTTGTATCCTTGATTCAAATTACTATCGAAGCGATCTTCAAACAGAGACGAGTTATTAGAATCGCTCGACTCTAGGGGAGATGTGTCGTCAAACGAGTAAGATATGTTCGCATCGAATGCACGACAGTACGGTGTGTTCCAAGGATTGTCGCAAGTGGTCCATGGCAGGAGGCTGGAGAACGAGGCGAAGAAGTACCTCAGTGCCCAGGCGATGATCACGTTGTAGTAGAAGTCAACGTAGAATGCTATCAGAGCCACTGCATATCCGATTCCTAAGCAAATAATATAAAGTGTTTTTTAAGCGCGATAGAAAAAgtttagaaaaaatattacaataattaaccCAGATAGCACAGAGACATCGTTAAAACGTCTTAAAGATATCTGTCTCAGATATTCAGATGTCTTATGGACGTCTGAAAATCCTGCGAATGCCTGAAATACGTCCTGTAAACATCCTATGTTAGAAAACAGGATGTCTTAAAGACGTCGTACGAATGTCACAGAGACGTCGTTAAA
Encoded here:
- the LOC114881613 gene encoding sodium-dependent dopamine transporter, which translates into the protein MSSRVVKNPPKMNESVDGRETWSGKVDFLLSVIGFAVDLANVWRFPYLCYKNGGGAFLVPYCIMLVVGGIPLFYMELALGQFNRKGAITCWGRLVPLLKGIGYAVALIAFYVDFYYNVIIAWALRYFFASFSSLLPWTTCDNPWNTPYCRAFDANISYSFDDTSPLESSDSNNSSLFEDRFDSNLNQGYNKTWYTSAAQEYFNRAILELHESEGLHDLGSIKWDIAMCLLVVYLICYFSLWKGISTSGKVVWFTALFPYAVLLILLIRGVTLPGSLEGIRYYLNPNFSAITKAEVWVDAATQVFFSLGPGFGVLLAYASYNKYHNNVYKDALLTSLINSATSFVAGFVIFSVLGYMARASGKSIQDVATEGPGLVFIVYPAAIATMPGSMFWALIFFMMLLTLGLDSSFGGSEAIITALSDEFPIIGNHREIFVALLFTLYFIVGLASCSQGGFYFFHLLDRYAAGYSMLFAVLAESIAVSWIYGTDRFCADIKDMIGFSPGIYWRVCWKFVAPIFLMFIIVYGLMGYEPLTYENYVYPVWANVLGWLIATSSIAMIPGVAIYKIIVTPGSFMQRLKILTTPWRDTQQRNADLLASVANGAVRRSLIVDQDVNLSKEQQELTKEQTEVMIQSREGVNGDPPPEPV